In Rhodanobacter denitrificans, a single window of DNA contains:
- a CDS encoding succinate dehydrogenase iron-sulfur subunit: MAQFRLPQMSRVQKGNYFAAEPGAKKVRKFKVYRWDPEVGGNPRTDTYEVDVSDCAMVLDVLLKIKNTIEPTLTLRRSCREGVCGSCSMNINGENTLACTKSLDDLREGQVNIYPLPHMPVIRDLVPDFTHFYAQYASIQPWLKTDSPVGSRERLQSPKDRKQLDGLYECILCACCTASCPSYWWNPDRFLGPAVLLQAYRWISDSRDEATGDRLDELNDPFKLYRCHAILNGTNTCPKGLNPAKAIAKIKRLIAERTI, translated from the coding sequence ATGGCCCAGTTTCGATTGCCGCAGATGTCCCGGGTACAGAAGGGCAACTACTTTGCCGCCGAACCGGGCGCCAAGAAAGTCCGCAAGTTCAAGGTCTACCGCTGGGACCCGGAGGTCGGGGGCAATCCGCGCACCGACACCTACGAGGTCGACGTGAGCGACTGCGCGATGGTTTTGGACGTGCTGCTTAAAATCAAGAACACCATCGAACCCACGTTGACGCTGCGCCGTTCATGCCGCGAAGGCGTGTGCGGTTCGTGCTCGATGAACATCAACGGCGAGAACACGCTGGCATGCACCAAATCGCTGGACGATTTGCGCGAGGGCCAGGTGAATATCTACCCGCTGCCGCACATGCCGGTCATCCGCGATCTGGTGCCGGACTTCACCCACTTCTACGCGCAATACGCCTCCATTCAGCCCTGGCTCAAGACCGACAGCCCGGTGGGCTCACGCGAGCGCCTGCAGTCGCCCAAGGATCGCAAACAGCTGGATGGCCTCTACGAGTGCATTCTGTGCGCCTGCTGCACGGCCTCGTGCCCAAGCTACTGGTGGAACCCGGATCGTTTCCTCGGCCCGGCCGTCTTGCTGCAGGCCTACCGCTGGATTTCCGACTCGCGCGACGAGGCCACCGGTGACCGTCTGGACGAGCTCAACGACCCCTTCAAACTGTACCGCTGCCACGCCATCCTGAATGGCACCAACACTTGCCCGAAGGGCCTGAACCCAGCCAAGGCGATTGCCAAAATCAAACGCCTGATTGCCGAACGCACCATCTGA
- the sdhA gene encoding succinate dehydrogenase flavoprotein subunit yields the protein MPAEAYKVEKHQYDVVIVGAGGAGLRVALGLAAAGLSVACVTKVFPTRSHTVAAQGGIAAALGNMGEDDWRYHFYDTVKGGDWLGDQDAIEYMCREAIPAVIELEHFGVPFSRTEDGHIYQRPFGGHTVRHGEALAQRSCAAADRTGHAILHTLYTQALKHKVKFFVEYFVTDLVTDPRTGDVAGALAINLTEGSVHFFRGHAVILATGGYGRTYFSSTSAHTCTGDGGGMALRAGVALQDLEFVQFHPTGIYGSGCLITEGVRGEGGYLTNADGERFMERYAPHVKDLASRDVVSRAITVEIREGRGVGEHKDHVLLNLAHLGSDTLHERLPGISETARIFAGVDVTKEPIPVLPTAHYCMGGIPTNMYGQVVQKVGSDNDHIMPGLFAIGEAACVSVHGANRLGTNSLLDLIVFGRAAAQRCAELIKPNTPFAGLPTDALDPALARLDKVRHAKGGTPTAQLREKMQRTMQNDAAVFRTAETLQQGCERIDAIYAQFEDVHVSDPSLIWNSDLIESFELDNLLVQAVGTMHSAAARPETRGAHARDDFPERDDVNWMKHTLVKVDDKGRCTLDYRPVHMQPLDDEVETIPPAKRVY from the coding sequence ATGCCTGCCGAAGCGTACAAGGTTGAAAAGCATCAATACGACGTGGTGATTGTCGGCGCGGGCGGCGCCGGCCTGCGCGTAGCGCTGGGCCTGGCTGCGGCCGGGCTGTCGGTAGCCTGCGTAACCAAGGTGTTTCCCACCCGTTCACATACGGTGGCTGCCCAGGGCGGCATTGCCGCGGCCCTCGGCAACATGGGCGAAGATGATTGGCGCTATCACTTCTACGACACCGTCAAGGGCGGCGATTGGCTGGGCGATCAGGACGCCATCGAGTACATGTGCCGCGAAGCGATTCCTGCCGTCATCGAGTTGGAACACTTTGGCGTGCCGTTCTCGCGCACCGAAGACGGGCACATTTACCAGCGCCCGTTTGGCGGTCACACGGTTCGCCACGGCGAAGCGCTGGCGCAACGCAGCTGCGCAGCGGCCGACCGTACCGGCCACGCCATTTTGCACACCCTGTACACGCAGGCGTTGAAGCACAAAGTCAAATTCTTTGTCGAATATTTTGTTACCGATCTGGTGACCGATCCGCGCACCGGCGACGTTGCCGGTGCGCTGGCCATCAACCTCACCGAAGGCAGCGTGCACTTTTTCCGCGGCCATGCGGTCATCCTGGCAACTGGCGGCTACGGACGCACGTACTTTTCCTCCACCTCGGCACATACCTGCACGGGCGATGGCGGCGGCATGGCGCTACGTGCCGGAGTGGCCCTGCAGGATCTGGAATTCGTGCAATTCCACCCTACCGGCATTTACGGTTCCGGCTGCCTGATTACCGAAGGCGTGCGTGGCGAAGGTGGTTATCTCACCAACGCCGACGGCGAGCGGTTCATGGAGCGCTACGCGCCGCACGTGAAGGATCTGGCTTCACGCGACGTCGTCAGCCGCGCCATCACGGTCGAAATCCGGGAAGGCCGCGGCGTGGGCGAACACAAGGATCACGTGCTGCTGAACCTGGCGCATCTGGGCAGCGACACGCTGCACGAACGTCTGCCGGGCATTTCCGAAACCGCGCGCATTTTCGCCGGCGTGGATGTGACCAAGGAGCCCATTCCGGTGCTACCGACCGCGCATTACTGCATGGGCGGCATACCCACCAACATGTACGGCCAGGTGGTGCAAAAAGTGGGTTCGGACAACGACCACATCATGCCGGGCCTGTTCGCCATCGGCGAAGCGGCGTGTGTATCGGTACACGGCGCCAACCGCCTGGGCACGAACTCGCTGCTCGATTTGATCGTGTTTGGCCGCGCTGCCGCGCAGCGCTGCGCCGAGCTCATCAAGCCGAACACGCCCTTTGCCGGATTGCCGACCGACGCGTTGGATCCGGCGCTGGCCCGGCTTGACAAGGTGCGTCACGCCAAAGGCGGTACGCCCACGGCACAGCTGCGCGAAAAAATGCAGCGCACCATGCAAAACGACGCGGCGGTCTTCCGCACGGCCGAAACGCTCCAGCAGGGTTGCGAGCGGATTGACGCGATCTACGCCCAGTTCGAGGACGTGCACGTGTCCGATCCGTCCCTGATCTGGAACTCCGACCTCATTGAAAGCTTCGAGCTCGACAACCTGCTGGTGCAAGCCGTAGGCACCATGCATTCAGCGGCGGCGCGGCCGGAAACCCGCGGCGCCCACGCGCGTGACGACTTTCCCGAGCGCGACGACGTCAACTGGATGAAGCACACCCTCGTCAAAGTCGATGACAAGGGCCGATGCACGCTCGACTACCGGCCGGTACACATGCAGCCGCTCGACGACGAGGTGGAAACCATCCCGCCGGCCAAACGCGTGTACTGA
- the sdhD gene encoding succinate dehydrogenase, hydrophobic membrane anchor protein gives MSEFPGQSGMRDPLKTARHWGPSRTGVQHWWVQRLTAVALIPLTLWFLFFVAGLLHADYDAVLASIGQPVHAFLLIVLTVCSYWHGMLGLDVIIGDYVHARGQEVTLQIALRFGALLGALATILAVLAVWFTRLH, from the coding sequence ATGAGCGAGTTTCCGGGCCAATCAGGCATGCGCGATCCGCTCAAGACAGCCCGCCACTGGGGGCCATCGCGCACCGGCGTTCAGCACTGGTGGGTGCAGCGCCTGACGGCGGTGGCGCTGATTCCGCTGACTCTCTGGTTTTTGTTTTTTGTCGCCGGCCTGCTACACGCCGACTATGACGCCGTGCTGGCGTCGATCGGGCAACCCGTTCACGCGTTCCTGCTGATCGTGCTGACCGTGTGCAGCTACTGGCACGGCATGCTGGGGCTGGACGTAATCATTGGCGACTACGTGCATGCGCGCGGGCAGGAAGTCACGTTGCAGATTGCCTTGCGCTTCGGTGCGTTGCTCGGTGCGTTGGCCACGATCCTGGCGGTACTCGCCGTCTGGTTCACGCGCCTGCATTGA
- the sdhC gene encoding succinate dehydrogenase, cytochrome b556 subunit — MKRRIPHSRAKRSAAADCSRVGGVIAGLTGQLQEVFAVHNPRPLSPHLGIYRWRINMVQSSLHRLTGLFLSIGAAVLTWGLIAAAAGHHAWQLFADFSGSWIGLMVWFAWIWALLFHLCNGIQHLFHSLTWDYGPQHTRDRTRNPSYWATGWVVVGVSTALTVLTWVLLIIKLTGGAA, encoded by the coding sequence ATGAAACGCCGGATCCCGCACTCACGTGCGAAACGCTCAGCGGCCGCCGACTGCAGCCGCGTCGGCGGAGTTATTGCCGGGCTGACCGGACAGCTTCAGGAGGTTTTTGCCGTGCACAATCCACGCCCCCTTTCACCGCACCTCGGCATCTACCGCTGGCGCATCAACATGGTGCAGTCTTCCTTGCACCGCCTGACCGGGCTGTTTCTTTCCATCGGGGCCGCAGTATTGACGTGGGGCCTGATCGCCGCCGCCGCCGGCCACCATGCGTGGCAACTGTTTGCGGATTTTTCCGGCAGCTGGATCGGCCTCATGGTGTGGTTCGCGTGGATCTGGGCACTGCTGTTCCACCTTTGCAACGGCATCCAGCATTTGTTTCACAGCCTGACTTGGGATTACGGCCCGCAGCACACCCGTGACCGCACGCGCAACCCCTCGTACTGGGCCACCGGCTGGGTGGTAGTGGGCGTGAGCACGGCATTGACCGTACTGACTTGGGTGTTGTTGATCATCAAGTTGACGGGAGGTGCGGCATGA
- a CDS encoding DUF7673 family protein — MAIPDLSVIISAPAEHDPTQPTPEELAAMHHLAEVALGNSGQASRCANFLLAWADADSFGAYDPTDIWACDPTVIRDTVTVFGLIARVSECPELLDPTIRDELAAIATKWRR, encoded by the coding sequence ATGGCCATACCTGACTTGTCCGTCATCATCTCCGCGCCCGCCGAACACGACCCGACCCAACCCACGCCGGAGGAACTTGCCGCCATGCATCACTTGGCGGAAGTGGCACTCGGCAACTCGGGCCAGGCCAGCCGCTGCGCCAACTTTCTGCTCGCCTGGGCGGATGCCGACAGCTTTGGTGCCTACGACCCCACCGACATCTGGGCGTGCGACCCGACCGTGATTCGCGACACCGTGACGGTTTTTGGCCTGATTGCGCGCGTATCCGAATGCCCGGAATTGCTGGATCCCACGATCCGCGACGAGCTGGCCGCGATTGCCACCAAATGGCGTCGTTAG
- a CDS encoding aspartyl/asparaginyl beta-hydroxylase domain-containing protein, whose protein sequence is MQSIGQAGMTTTSGAESDPILRARGEVMVHRAQAAEALYRKALETQPDNAEALNFVAMCELGRGEFDSAREHLEKAVHIDPEEANFRKNLGILQLALGHAQDAIDTFDQVIAMDPKELSAPLHRAAALEQLGSTYDATAAYYHAIATAQAAFSWRNRNTTPPVLQPVVRHAIDYIQRNQQQIFMELMQPVRAQYGAAALARVEQGLAIYLKHAAAQYPDPRQSCAFFYIPGLSAEPMLDAAHMPGMVALATAGDTWLAELDTAAAEQLGEPYFGTHDLALLREQGVLDGDTGARLTAWFLYRNGDREPAARQHLPRSLAAVESLPQRVQVENLGPNVYFATLAPGTHILPSRGITNARVNMEIPLQVDGRCVRSVAGHEETWRMGACVAYDGSFAHELWNHGPGPCTALVLDAWHPELSAAERAALPLLFEGISQFHMAAGVEPPFGN, encoded by the coding sequence ATGCAGTCGATTGGGCAGGCCGGCATGACAACAACGAGTGGCGCCGAAAGCGATCCCATTTTGCGCGCGCGCGGCGAGGTGATGGTGCACCGCGCGCAGGCGGCGGAAGCGCTGTACCGCAAGGCGCTCGAAACGCAGCCGGACAACGCGGAAGCGCTGAACTTCGTTGCGATGTGCGAGCTGGGTCGGGGCGAGTTTGACAGCGCCCGCGAGCACCTCGAAAAGGCCGTGCACATCGACCCGGAGGAAGCCAATTTCCGCAAGAACCTCGGCATCCTGCAGCTGGCACTGGGCCACGCGCAGGATGCCATCGACACCTTCGATCAAGTGATCGCGATGGATCCGAAGGAGCTCTCGGCGCCGCTGCATCGGGCGGCCGCGCTGGAACAGCTGGGCAGCACCTACGACGCTACGGCGGCGTACTACCACGCTATCGCTACCGCGCAGGCGGCGTTTAGCTGGCGTAACCGCAACACTACGCCACCGGTGCTGCAGCCGGTGGTGCGGCACGCCATCGATTACATTCAGCGCAACCAGCAGCAGATTTTCATGGAACTCATGCAACCGGTGCGCGCGCAGTACGGAGCCGCAGCACTTGCGCGCGTGGAGCAGGGCCTTGCCATTTACCTCAAGCACGCAGCGGCGCAATACCCCGATCCGCGGCAAAGTTGCGCGTTTTTCTACATACCGGGCCTGTCCGCCGAACCGATGCTGGATGCCGCGCACATGCCAGGCATGGTGGCGCTGGCGACCGCCGGCGACACCTGGCTGGCCGAGCTGGATACAGCTGCCGCCGAGCAGTTGGGTGAGCCCTATTTCGGCACGCATGACCTGGCGCTGTTGCGTGAACAGGGCGTGCTCGACGGCGACACCGGCGCGCGGCTCACCGCGTGGTTCCTTTATCGTAATGGCGACCGGGAGCCGGCCGCGCGGCAACATTTGCCACGCTCGTTGGCGGCGGTGGAATCGCTGCCGCAACGCGTGCAGGTGGAGAACCTCGGCCCCAACGTGTATTTCGCCACGCTTGCTCCCGGTACGCATATCTTGCCAAGCCGTGGCATCACCAACGCCCGGGTCAACATGGAGATTCCTCTGCAAGTGGACGGCCGTTGCGTGCGCAGCGTTGCCGGTCATGAGGAAACCTGGCGCATGGGGGCGTGCGTGGCGTACGACGGCAGCTTTGCGCATGAATTATGGAACCACGGCCCTGGCCCGTGCACGGCCCTGGTGCTGGACGCCTGGCACCCGGAGCTGAGTGCGGCCGAACGCGCGGCGTTGCCCCTGCTGTTCGAGGGCATCAGTCAATTTCATATGGCAGCGGGTGTGGAGCCGCCGTTTGGCAATTAG
- a CDS encoding DUF3592 domain-containing protein: MRKLGIWLLLWLGTIAIALIAGYVEYTHAAASLTWPTTSGVVEVAQVNQVGGRYWPKLVYAYQVQGVDHKGHNIGYLDLMHGPSLNGSTDPQWPRDHLAHLSFGDRVTVHYDPSKPSQSLLLVAPINFWQCVPGWGFFLQLVGATALMQRLFVTRKVWLIVPGLFCIFALWVCFFISMRPPD; encoded by the coding sequence ATGCGAAAGTTGGGAATTTGGTTGTTACTTTGGCTAGGCACAATAGCTATTGCGCTAATAGCTGGATACGTCGAATACACGCATGCGGCAGCAAGTCTGACCTGGCCAACCACTTCCGGAGTCGTTGAGGTGGCACAAGTAAATCAGGTTGGTGGTCGTTATTGGCCAAAACTCGTCTATGCGTACCAAGTTCAAGGCGTAGATCATAAGGGCCACAATATTGGCTACTTGGATCTGATGCATGGCCCTTCGCTGAATGGCTCTACCGATCCCCAGTGGCCCCGTGACCACTTGGCGCACTTGTCGTTCGGTGACCGCGTGACGGTGCACTACGATCCCTCCAAACCTAGTCAATCATTGTTGTTGGTCGCGCCAATCAACTTCTGGCAATGCGTGCCAGGATGGGGATTCTTCTTGCAGCTGGTTGGAGCCACTGCGCTAATGCAGCGGCTGTTCGTTACAAGAAAGGTGTGGCTCATCGTGCCTGGTCTCTTTTGCATTTTCGCATTGTGGGTGTGCTTTTTCATTTCTATGAGGCCACCCGACTGA